One Dromiciops gliroides isolate mDroGli1 chromosome 3, mDroGli1.pri, whole genome shotgun sequence DNA segment encodes these proteins:
- the LOC122749308 gene encoding zinc finger protein 883-like isoform X1 codes for MAPGSHRPPPQGLVTFKDVIVDFTPEEWRLLDHSQKELYKEVMLENARNLLSLGLPVLRKGLISHFEQGEAPWMLEGEGPSNLCPDGETRLEMRETTAQLSISVKKSQRPRFLNDRHSSLKRREICDSDVKTEKKQKHRPKSHKDGKSFRQCSVLIRCKKRTSGNRCSQDRKYRDCFTEQAKLVESHEKPPEVQPYQCNQCEMAFGSNSDLIRHQKSHTGEKHYMSNEGSEMFSCNSKLIEHQKIHNGKKYYGCDQCGKTFKQQSSLIHHQKFHTSEKLHKCIQCGKAFRRQSSLISHQRIHTRVQSHVCHECGKVFSENSSLIVHQRSHTEKKSYECNQCEKTFRQRSHLTHHQRMHNGEKHYECNQCRKTFSCSSNLTKHQRIHTGEKPYECTQCGKAFRCSSSLGKHQRIHTGEKPYKCKQCGKTFGRSSNLAVHKKTHTGEKPYECNQCGKTFRQHYNLLEHERIHSGEKPYECNQCGKTFRCSSILAIHRRVHTGEKRYECNQCGKAFRRSSGLSIHQRIHTGEKPYECNQCGKPFRCSSSLADHQIIHTGEKPYDCNHCGKTFRGRSGLAKHQRIHTGEKP; via the exons GGTTTGGTGACGTTCAAGGATGTGATCGTGGACTTTACCCCCGAGGAGTGGCGCCTCTTGGACCATTCTCAGAAAGAGctgtacaaggaggtcatgctggaaAATGCCCGGAACCTGCTCTCCCTGG GACTTCCAGTTCTCAGGAAAGGTTTGATCTCCCATTTTGAGCAAGGGGAAGCACCTTGGATGCTGGAGGGAGAAGGCCCAAGCAACCTTTGTCCAG ATGGAGAGACGAGACTTGAAATGAGGGAGACCACAGCGCAGCTAAGCATTTCTGTGAAAAAATCACAACGGCCGAGATTCCTGAATGATCGGCACAGCAGCCTCAAGAGGAGAGAAATCTGTGACTCTGACGTcaagacagagaaaaagcaaaagcatcgTCCTAAATCTCATAAAGATGGAAAGAGTTTCAGACAATGTTCAGTCCTGATTCGCTGTAAGAAAAGGACCTCGGGGAATCGCTGTTCTCAGGATAGAAAATATAGGGACTGCTTTACTGAACAGGCAAAGCTTGTTGAGTCTCATGAGAAGCCTCCTGAAGTGCAGCCTTATCAATGTAATCAATGTGAGATGGCCTTCGGCTCAAATTCAGACCTAATTAGACATCAGAAAagtcatactggagaaaaacatTATATGTCTAATGAAGGCAGTGAGATGTTTAGTTGTAATTCAAAGCTCATTGAGCATCAGAAAAttcacaatggaaaaaaatattatggaTGTGATCAGTGTGGTAAAACCTTTAAGCAACAGTCATCCCTTATTCACCATCAGAAATTTCATACTAGTGAAAAGCTTCATAAATGTAttcaatgtggaaaggcctttagGCGACAGTCATCCCTTATTTcccaccagagaattcacactagAGTACAATCTCACGTGTGTCATGAATGTGGCAAAGTTTTCAGTGAAAACTCATCCCTTATTGTACATCAGAGAAGCCACACTGAAAAGAAATCTTATGAATGCAATCAATGTGAAAAGACTTTCAGACAGCGctctcatcttactcatcatcagagAATGCACAATGGGGAGAAAcattatgaatgtaatcagtgtagAAAAACTTTCAGCTGCAGTTCTAATCTTActaagcatcagagaatccacactggagagaaaccttatgaatgtactcaatgtggaaaggctttcagatgCAGTTCTAGTCTTggtaaacatcagagaattcatactggagagaaaccgtATAAATGTaagcaatgtggaaagacttttggAAGAAGTTCCAATCTGGCTGTACATAAGAAAacccatactggagagaaaccttatgaatgtaatcaatgtggaaagactttccgACAACACTATAATCTTTTGGAACATGAGAGAATCCactctggagagaaaccttatgaatgtaatcaatgtggaaaaacTTTCAGATGCAGCTCCATTCTTGCTATACATCGGAGagttcacactggagaaaaacgtTATGagtgtaatcaatgtggaaaggctttcagaaGGAGCTCTGGTCTCTCTATACATCAGAGAatacacactggagagaagccttatgaatgtaatcaatgtggaaaaccTTTCAGATGTAGTTCTAGTCTTGCTGATCATCAAataatccacactggagagaaaccttatgactGTAATCATTGTGGAAAAACTTTCAGAGGCAGGTCTGGTCTtgctaaacatcagagaatccacactggagaaaaaccttaa
- the LOC122749308 gene encoding zinc finger protein OZF-like isoform X2 has translation MLEGEGPSNLCPDGETRLEMRETTAQLSISVKKSQRPRFLNDRHSSLKRREICDSDVKTEKKQKHRPKSHKDGKSFRQCSVLIRCKKRTSGNRCSQDRKYRDCFTEQAKLVESHEKPPEVQPYQCNQCEMAFGSNSDLIRHQKSHTGEKHYMSNEGSEMFSCNSKLIEHQKIHNGKKYYGCDQCGKTFKQQSSLIHHQKFHTSEKLHKCIQCGKAFRRQSSLISHQRIHTRVQSHVCHECGKVFSENSSLIVHQRSHTEKKSYECNQCEKTFRQRSHLTHHQRMHNGEKHYECNQCRKTFSCSSNLTKHQRIHTGEKPYECTQCGKAFRCSSSLGKHQRIHTGEKPYKCKQCGKTFGRSSNLAVHKKTHTGEKPYECNQCGKTFRQHYNLLEHERIHSGEKPYECNQCGKTFRCSSILAIHRRVHTGEKRYECNQCGKAFRRSSGLSIHQRIHTGEKPYECNQCGKPFRCSSSLADHQIIHTGEKPYDCNHCGKTFRGRSGLAKHQRIHTGEKP, from the exons ATGCTGGAGGGAGAAGGCCCAAGCAACCTTTGTCCAG ATGGAGAGACGAGACTTGAAATGAGGGAGACCACAGCGCAGCTAAGCATTTCTGTGAAAAAATCACAACGGCCGAGATTCCTGAATGATCGGCACAGCAGCCTCAAGAGGAGAGAAATCTGTGACTCTGACGTcaagacagagaaaaagcaaaagcatcgTCCTAAATCTCATAAAGATGGAAAGAGTTTCAGACAATGTTCAGTCCTGATTCGCTGTAAGAAAAGGACCTCGGGGAATCGCTGTTCTCAGGATAGAAAATATAGGGACTGCTTTACTGAACAGGCAAAGCTTGTTGAGTCTCATGAGAAGCCTCCTGAAGTGCAGCCTTATCAATGTAATCAATGTGAGATGGCCTTCGGCTCAAATTCAGACCTAATTAGACATCAGAAAagtcatactggagaaaaacatTATATGTCTAATGAAGGCAGTGAGATGTTTAGTTGTAATTCAAAGCTCATTGAGCATCAGAAAAttcacaatggaaaaaaatattatggaTGTGATCAGTGTGGTAAAACCTTTAAGCAACAGTCATCCCTTATTCACCATCAGAAATTTCATACTAGTGAAAAGCTTCATAAATGTAttcaatgtggaaaggcctttagGCGACAGTCATCCCTTATTTcccaccagagaattcacactagAGTACAATCTCACGTGTGTCATGAATGTGGCAAAGTTTTCAGTGAAAACTCATCCCTTATTGTACATCAGAGAAGCCACACTGAAAAGAAATCTTATGAATGCAATCAATGTGAAAAGACTTTCAGACAGCGctctcatcttactcatcatcagagAATGCACAATGGGGAGAAAcattatgaatgtaatcagtgtagAAAAACTTTCAGCTGCAGTTCTAATCTTActaagcatcagagaatccacactggagagaaaccttatgaatgtactcaatgtggaaaggctttcagatgCAGTTCTAGTCTTggtaaacatcagagaattcatactggagagaaaccgtATAAATGTaagcaatgtggaaagacttttggAAGAAGTTCCAATCTGGCTGTACATAAGAAAacccatactggagagaaaccttatgaatgtaatcaatgtggaaagactttccgACAACACTATAATCTTTTGGAACATGAGAGAATCCactctggagagaaaccttatgaatgtaatcaatgtggaaaaacTTTCAGATGCAGCTCCATTCTTGCTATACATCGGAGagttcacactggagaaaaacgtTATGagtgtaatcaatgtggaaaggctttcagaaGGAGCTCTGGTCTCTCTATACATCAGAGAatacacactggagagaagccttatgaatgtaatcaatgtggaaaaccTTTCAGATGTAGTTCTAGTCTTGCTGATCATCAAataatccacactggagagaaaccttatgactGTAATCATTGTGGAAAAACTTTCAGAGGCAGGTCTGGTCTtgctaaacatcagagaatccacactggagaaaaaccttaa